The following proteins come from a genomic window of Planctomycetota bacterium:
- the xrt gene encoding exosortase produces MIALTTPRSWARNGWSPWHIVAAIFMVTLGVLLTFNAWADIFNIAAKDEEASHIFLVPIIAGWLVWVRRERLRFCYPTGTLIGPVFVVIGWATTYYGYYHAIQAAWHFGAVLVVVGCLLSVIGKDVFMRFLPAFAVLVFLVPVPGSIRLGIAIPLQGILAHITQTIFDVMGVDVERAGNMLTINGQEVAIAEACNGLRMVFALMLVSFAFAFGTPLRTFVRTLIIAASPVSALVCNIIRMVPTVWLYGLSGRKLAGFDATAIANHFHDYAGWVMLIAAFLLLMSIIKVLQWALIPVTPYMLAYD; encoded by the coding sequence ATGATCGCATTGACCACGCCCCGCTCGTGGGCACGCAATGGATGGAGCCCCTGGCACATCGTCGCGGCGATCTTCATGGTCACGCTCGGCGTGCTGCTGACGTTCAACGCATGGGCCGACATCTTCAACATCGCCGCCAAGGACGAGGAAGCGAGCCACATCTTCCTCGTGCCCATCATCGCCGGCTGGCTCGTCTGGGTCCGCCGCGAGCGGCTGAGGTTCTGCTACCCGACCGGCACGCTGATCGGGCCGGTGTTCGTCGTGATCGGCTGGGCGACGACGTATTACGGTTACTATCACGCCATTCAGGCGGCCTGGCATTTCGGCGCGGTGCTCGTCGTCGTGGGCTGCCTGCTGTCGGTGATCGGCAAGGACGTGTTCATGCGCTTCCTGCCGGCGTTCGCCGTGCTCGTGTTTCTCGTGCCCGTGCCCGGCAGCATCCGGCTGGGCATCGCGATTCCGCTTCAGGGCATCCTCGCCCACATCACGCAGACGATCTTCGACGTGATGGGCGTCGACGTCGAACGCGCCGGCAACATGCTGACGATCAACGGGCAGGAAGTCGCCATCGCCGAAGCGTGCAACGGTCTTCGCATGGTCTTCGCCCTGATGCTCGTGTCGTTCGCCTTCGCCTTCGGCACGCCGCTGCGCACGTTCGTCCGCACACTGATCATCGCCGCCAGCCCCGTCTCCGCGCTGGTCTGCAACATCATCCGTATGGTGCCGACGGTGTGGCTCTACGGCTTGTCCGGACGGAAGCTCGCCGGTTTCGACGCCACCGCCATCGCCAATCACTTTCACGATTATGCCGGCTGGGTGATGCTTATCGCGGCGTTCCTGCTGCTCATGAGCATCATCAAGGTTTTGCAATGGGCCCTGATCCCCGTCACGCCCTACATGTTGGCATACGACTGA
- a CDS encoding acyltransferase family protein, which produces MCRSGSPLQMSLMSEASSMTNTAGAPIAAARARDAYLAFRSHSYFGSLDGLRCLSILAVLWHHTKPGAYLHIPLFERGYMGVNLFFVISGFLITTLLLRERERYGYLSLSAFYWRRSLRIFPLYYLMLLVYTLAVVVIEKNPVDKATFFDNLPAFLTYTTNWLVPSKADTETQRVIFYFAWSLAVEEQFYLVWPSIEKVLRGMWAVLAMIGLIIVVYLHRQGTFISIFPVDSTGYQVLWYIEPAICFGVLMAHALHSPKVYGWLYRVVGKPWVSPLALALVVGVCALPTRSIDWDYGVCGALTLLVLSCVIIEDHWLARFLSLKPVRTIGIISYGVYMMHMLCLNVLRQVLGHLGINSPTLNFLLLIPISAGVAWFVYRYYETIFLRVKTRFSRQPTTHRVTAGSGPAQAA; this is translated from the coding sequence ATGTGCCGATCGGGTTCTCCGCTTCAAATGAGTCTTATGTCTGAAGCCAGCTCCATGACAAACACCGCGGGCGCGCCGATCGCTGCGGCGCGGGCGCGCGATGCGTATCTGGCCTTTCGGTCGCATTCGTACTTCGGCTCCCTCGACGGCCTGCGCTGCCTGAGCATCCTCGCCGTGCTCTGGCATCACACCAAGCCCGGCGCCTACCTGCACATCCCGCTCTTTGAGCGCGGCTACATGGGCGTCAATCTGTTCTTCGTCATCAGCGGATTTCTCATCACAACCCTGCTCCTGCGCGAACGCGAACGCTATGGCTATCTGTCCCTGTCGGCGTTCTACTGGCGGCGATCGCTGCGTATTTTTCCGCTCTATTACCTGATGCTGCTGGTGTACACGCTGGCGGTCGTCGTCATCGAGAAGAACCCGGTCGACAAGGCGACGTTCTTCGACAATCTGCCCGCCTTCCTGACCTACACCACCAACTGGCTCGTCCCCTCGAAGGCGGACACGGAGACGCAGCGCGTCATCTTTTACTTCGCCTGGTCGCTGGCGGTGGAAGAGCAGTTCTATCTGGTCTGGCCATCGATCGAGAAGGTGCTCAGGGGCATGTGGGCGGTGCTGGCGATGATCGGGTTGATCATCGTGGTGTACCTGCATCGGCAGGGGACGTTCATCTCGATCTTTCCGGTCGACTCGACGGGGTATCAGGTTCTGTGGTACATCGAGCCGGCGATCTGCTTCGGCGTGCTGATGGCGCATGCGCTGCACTCGCCGAAGGTGTACGGGTGGTTGTACCGCGTCGTGGGCAAGCCGTGGGTCAGTCCGCTGGCATTGGCGCTGGTGGTCGGCGTGTGTGCGCTGCCGACGCGATCGATCGACTGGGACTACGGCGTGTGCGGCGCGCTGACGCTTCTGGTGCTCAGTTGCGTGATCATCGAGGACCACTGGCTCGCCCGGTTCCTGTCGCTCAAGCCCGTGCGGACCATCGGGATCATCAGCTATGGTGTCTACATGATGCACATGCTGTGCCTGAACGTGCTGCGTCAGGTGCTCGGGCATCTGGGGATCAACTCGCCGACGCTCAATTTCCTATTGCTGATTCCGATCAGCGCGGGGGTGGCGTGGTTTGTATATCGGTATTACGAGACGATTTTTTTGCGGGTCAAGACGCGTTTCAGCCGCCAGCCCACGACGCATCGGGTCACCGCCGGTTCGGGCCCGGCCCAGGCGGCCTGA
- a CDS encoding WecB/TagA/CpsF family glycosyltransferase, with the protein MNLDVLRQWAQKPEVPALCGKADLFLADGMPLIWASRLAGTPLPQRVAGSTMISTLSGAAAEAGRSVYLLGGDAGAAEGAAKVLMERYPKLRIAGTYYPPFGFDKDEKQMAAIRASLRETKPDIVYVALGFPKQERVIDMLRAEAPGAWWMGVGISLSFLCGQVHRAPIWMQKCGLEWVHRMFQEPGRLLRRYLIDDIPFAIRLLSQSVARRMRGRK; encoded by the coding sequence ATGAATCTGGATGTGCTGCGTCAGTGGGCGCAGAAGCCGGAGGTGCCGGCGCTGTGCGGGAAGGCGGATTTGTTTTTGGCGGACGGGATGCCGCTGATCTGGGCGAGCCGCCTTGCGGGGACGCCGCTGCCTCAGCGCGTGGCGGGGTCGACGATGATCAGCACGCTCAGCGGCGCCGCGGCGGAAGCGGGTCGGTCGGTGTATCTGCTCGGCGGCGACGCAGGCGCGGCGGAAGGCGCGGCGAAGGTGCTCATGGAACGCTACCCCAAGCTGCGCATCGCCGGCACGTACTACCCGCCGTTCGGATTTGACAAGGATGAAAAGCAGATGGCGGCGATCCGAGCGTCGTTGCGAGAGACGAAGCCGGACATTGTTTATGTCGCGCTGGGTTTTCCCAAGCAGGAGCGCGTGATCGATATGCTTCGGGCGGAGGCGCCGGGGGCATGGTGGATGGGCGTGGGCATCAGCTTGAGCTTTCTGTGCGGGCAGGTGCACCGAGCGCCGATCTGGATGCAGAAGTGCGGACTGGAATGGGTGCATCGCATGTTTCAGGAGCCCGGCCGGCTGCTGCGGCGTTATCTCATCGATGATATCCCCTTTGCGATACGCCTCCTGAGCCAGAGTGTGGCGCGGCGGATGCGCGGCCGCAAGTGA
- a CDS encoding glycosyltransferase — translation MSEGRKYALITPCRDEAQYARRTLESVVRQTVPPALWLIVDDGSTDETPAILAEYAAKYPYIRIVRREDRGKRSVGPGVVEAFYFGYEKINPDEFDYVCKFDLDLDMPERYFETLIERMEAEPRMGTCSGKPFIEVPDGELEPEPCGSEMSVGMSKFYRVACFKEIGGFVHQVMWDGIDCHHCRMHGWIAASWDDVPALRFIHLRPMGSSQKGIITGRMRHGFGQYFMGTGLAYITVSALYRSLHPPILIGGLMLWWGYVKSMLKRLPRYENPEFRKFLRRYQWMCLFEGKTRATARINQETASRWRH, via the coding sequence ATGAGTGAAGGACGCAAGTACGCATTGATCACGCCTTGCCGGGACGAGGCGCAGTATGCCCGCCGCACGCTCGAGAGTGTGGTTCGGCAGACGGTGCCGCCGGCGCTTTGGCTCATCGTCGACGACGGATCGACGGATGAGACGCCGGCAATTCTGGCCGAATATGCGGCGAAATATCCGTATATCCGGATCGTCCGCCGGGAGGACCGCGGCAAGCGCAGCGTCGGTCCGGGCGTCGTCGAGGCGTTCTATTTCGGCTACGAGAAGATCAATCCGGACGAATTCGATTATGTATGCAAGTTCGATCTCGATCTGGATATGCCCGAGCGGTACTTTGAGACATTGATCGAGCGCATGGAGGCGGAGCCGCGCATGGGGACATGCAGCGGCAAGCCGTTCATCGAGGTGCCCGATGGGGAACTCGAACCGGAGCCATGCGGCAGTGAGATGTCGGTGGGGATGAGCAAGTTCTATCGCGTGGCGTGCTTCAAGGAGATCGGCGGGTTCGTGCATCAGGTGATGTGGGACGGGATCGACTGTCATCATTGCCGCATGCACGGGTGGATCGCGGCGAGTTGGGACGATGTGCCGGCGCTGCGGTTCATTCATCTGCGACCGATGGGTTCGAGTCAGAAGGGCATCATCACGGGGCGGATGCGTCACGGATTCGGCCAGTATTTCATGGGCACGGGGCTGGCGTACATCACGGTCAGCGCGCTGTACCGTTCGCTGCACCCGCCGATTCTCATCGGGGGATTGATGCTCTGGTGGGGCTACGTCAAGAGCATGCTCAAGCGCCTGCCGCGCTACGAGAACCCGGAGTTCCGCAAGTTTCTGAGACGGTATCAATGGATGTGCCTGTTTGAAGGCAAGACGCGCGCGACGGCACGGATCAACCAGGAGACGGCGAGCCGGTGGCGACATTGA
- a CDS encoding GHMP kinase yields the protein MIIRSRAPLRLSFGGGGTDVSPYMDERGGAVLSVTIDKYAYASMRVSGGEPGMSVHSLDYDVVAKYAGEDDLKFDGSLDLVKAVLKRMKSNGEDKKSLEFFLHSDAPPGSGLGSSSTMAVAMLGLFRHWKNLPLTDYDMAELAWEIERIDLGIAGGRQDQYAAVFGGVNFIEFSKQAVVVNALRVKPEVLNELQYTCLLCYTGRTRMGDNIIRQQADNFRKGNVDAVAAMDEIKRIAVEMKAALLQGRLRDFAALLHEGWESKKRMAGKISTSHIDEMYTEARKVGALGGKVTGAGGGGYMLFICEFDKKHKVAEKLEQMGGQIVEFAFDYNGLQTWSTDG from the coding sequence ATGATTATTCGCAGTCGAGCGCCGTTGCGATTGAGCTTCGGCGGGGGCGGGACGGACGTGTCGCCATATATGGACGAGCGCGGCGGGGCAGTGCTGAGCGTGACGATCGACAAGTACGCTTATGCATCGATGCGCGTCAGCGGGGGCGAGCCGGGCATGTCGGTGCATTCGCTGGATTATGACGTGGTCGCCAAGTACGCCGGCGAAGACGATCTGAAATTCGACGGATCGCTGGACCTGGTCAAGGCGGTGCTCAAGCGGATGAAGAGCAACGGGGAGGACAAGAAGAGTCTGGAATTCTTTTTACACTCGGACGCGCCGCCGGGGTCGGGACTCGGATCGAGTTCGACGATGGCGGTGGCGATGCTCGGACTGTTCCGGCACTGGAAGAATCTGCCGCTGACGGATTACGACATGGCGGAACTGGCGTGGGAGATCGAGCGGATCGATCTGGGGATCGCCGGCGGACGTCAGGACCAGTACGCGGCGGTGTTCGGGGGCGTGAACTTCATCGAGTTCAGCAAGCAGGCGGTGGTGGTCAACGCGCTGCGGGTGAAGCCGGAAGTGCTTAATGAGCTTCAATACACGTGCCTGCTGTGCTACACCGGCCGGACGCGCATGGGCGACAACATCATCCGTCAGCAGGCGGACAATTTCCGCAAGGGGAATGTCGATGCGGTGGCGGCGATGGATGAGATCAAGCGGATCGCGGTGGAGATGAAGGCGGCGCTGTTGCAGGGTCGGCTGCGGGATTTCGCGGCGCTCTTGCATGAAGGTTGGGAATCGAAAAAGCGCATGGCGGGCAAGATCAGCACTTCGCACATCGACGAGATGTACACGGAGGCGCGGAAGGTCGGCGCGCTGGGCGGGAAGGTGACGGGCGCCGGCGGGGGGGGGTACATGCTCTTCATCTGCGAATTCGACAAGAAGCACAAGGTGGCGGAGAAGCTGGAGCAGATGGGCGGGCAGATCGTGGAGTTCGCGTTCGACTACAACGGGCTTCAGACCTGGTCGACGGACGGATAA